A single Musa acuminata AAA Group cultivar baxijiao chromosome BXJ2-1, Cavendish_Baxijiao_AAA, whole genome shotgun sequence DNA region contains:
- the LOC135599157 gene encoding uncharacterized protein LOC135599157, with the protein MPLLMNEDLLQDLVLYKKSHEKAVSSAARSLITLFREICPSLLVKKDRGRPVNPKARPKAYGEVSIATDVPDIELLEHVDNSMTDSSDAEASASDLDDEYDSDAETEKEDDSLEDEEEDDEVSDEKNEEDLGNSDNIDGEEDDGDDLDDDIDENAAYDEYDSDTKEDVDLSDDNMDISSELDASRKKSSNDICNDDDLSNHECACDDNDEIKEEEKAKSKKRKFADYVGQLNTSESSLRTLKRLTMDKMSQKASDETDGILSNEDFQRIKELKAKKEAKLVMAQQGLLRKGIDSKVSSFKIPSSEQLSIKPVDPAMLEVHIKRKLSKEERLALVRAGREDRGKYQARTAVKQKKTGGLSSRQKEHKKKMPLSVKRAKVARSRQEKKQRQRRSGKQFQGRKAWK; encoded by the exons ATGCCTTTG TTAATGAATGAAGATCTGCTTCAAGACTTGGTCTTGTACAAAAAATCACATGAGAAGGCAGTTTCTTCAGCAGCTCGCTCCTTGATAACTTTATTCAGAGAG ATATGCCCTTCTTTATTGGTCAAAAAGGACCGTGGCCGTCCGGTCAATCCCAAAGCAAGGCCAAAAGCATATGGAGAAGTTAGTATAGCTACTGATGTGCCTGACATAGAGTTGCTGGAACACGTTGATAACTCGATGACTGACAGTTCTGATGCTGAGGCTTCTGCATCAGATTTGGATGATGAGTATGACAGTGATGCTGAGACAGAGAAAGAGGATGATTCTttggaagatgaagaagaggatGATGAGGTTTCAgatgaaaaaaatgaagaagatTTAGGTAACAGTGATAACATTGATGGGGAGGAAGATGATGgtgatgatcttgatgatgatattgatgaGAATGCTGCCTATGATGAATATGATAGTGATACTAAAGAAGATGTGGATCTTAGTGATGATAATATGGATATCTCCAGTGAGCTAGATGCatcaaggaaaaagtcttctaatGACATCTGCAATGATGATGACCTCAGTAATCATGAATGCGCTTGTGATGACAACGATGAaataaaggaagaggagaaggcgaAATCAAAGAAGAGGAAGTTTGCGGATTATGTTGGACAACTGAATACTTCAGAATCAAGTCTTCGCACCCTTAAAAGACTAACAATGGACAAGATGTCACAGAAAGCATCAGATGAAACAGATGGAATTCTTTCTAATGAAGATTTTCAACGTATAAAAGAGTTGAAG GCAAAGAAAGAAGCAAAGCTGGTTATGGCTCAGCAAGGTCTTTTGAGAAAGGGTATAGACTCGAAAGTCTCATCTTTCAAAATTCCCTCTTCTGAGCAATTAAGTATAAAGCCAGTGGATCCTGCTATGCTAGAG GTCCACATTAAAAGAAAGCTTAGCAAGGAGGAACGACTGGCCCTAGTAAGAGCTGGGAGGGAGGATAGAGGAAAGTATCAGGCCAGAACTGCTGTGAAACAAAAAAAG ACGGGTGGTCTAAGCAGTCGCCAAAAGGAACATAAAAAGAAGATGCCTCTTTCTGTCAAAAGAGCAAAAGTAGCTCGCTCTAGGCAGGAGAAAAAACAGCGGCAAAGGCGGTCAGGCAAGCAGTTCCAGGGAAGGAAAGCATGGAAGTGA
- the LOC135599156 gene encoding cell division cycle 20.2, cofactor of APC complex-like — MSSSRSRRVEYDRFIPFRSAMDMDYARFALTGPSRPQRDGSRESPSSVAYQKLLDECILKNRSRILAFKTAPEASASKLPEFDEPIRPQKKQQRRIPKEPERVLVIHGLLDDNVLNLLDWGSNNVLAIGLEDAVYLWDAANESTKLLQPVEDRGPITCIRWSPDCAVLAVAFGNSDLSLIDLATGHVVDGMEDENQAPVSSLAWRSNSILTVGRFDGTVVDYDFRKDDLFICFYNGHRRGVCSLKWSVLSGRYLASGGQDKLVHIWDACMPVSRDHPRQRQWLHRISSHTSIVKAVDWCPTRSNLLASGGGCNDHCVKFWNTVNGACLNSIDAGSEVCALLWDKNKSELLTSHGSPNNQLTLWNYPSMTRVAEVSGHSSRVHSLAGSPLGGVVASAAADETVKFWNIFETPKITKPELPFAQFNVIIR; from the coding sequence atgtcttcttcgcgttcTAGGCGTGTGGAGTACGACCGCTTCATCCCGTTCCGGTCGGCGATGGACATGGACTACGCACGCTTTGCCCTAACCGGGCCTTCGAGACCGCAGCGTGATGGTTCGAGGGAATCCCCATCGAGCGTGGCGTACCAAAAGCTTCTTGACGAGTGCATTTTGAAGAACAGGTCTCGTATCCTCGCTTTCAAGACTGCACCTGAAGCGTCGGCCAGCAAGCTGCCCGAGTTTGACGAGCCCATTCGGCCGCAGAAGAAGCAGCAGAGGCGAATCCCTAAAGAACCAGAGAGGGTTTTGGTAATCCACGGCTtgttggatgataatgttttgaatctcctcgactggggaagcaataatgtgttggcGATTGGCCTTGAGGACGCAGTGTATCTCTGGGACGCTGCAAACGAGTCGACTAAGCTTCTACAACCCGTAGAAGACAGAGGACCTATCACTTGCATCCGCTGGTCGCCAGACTGTGCAGTTCTTGCTGTCGCATTTGGCAATTCAGATTTATCCCTGATTGATCTAGCAACAGGACATGTCGTGGATGGGATGGAAGATGAGAACCAGGCCCCTGTGTCGTCACTTGCGTGGAGAAGTAATTCAATCTTGACAGTCGGAAGATTTGATGGCACTGTTGTTGATTATGACTTTAGAAAGGATGACCTGTTCATCTGTTTCTATAATGGGCATCGGCGTGGagtttgtagtcttaaatggtccGTGTTGTCAGGGCGGTATTTGGCGAGTGGAGGGCAGGACAAACTAGTGCACATATGGGATGCCTGCATGCCTGTCTCACGTGACCATCCACGTCAACGTCAATGGCTTCACAGGATCAGCAGCCACACTTCCATTGTGAAGGCCGTTGACTGGTGCCCAACTCGGAGCAACCtgctggcttctggtggaggTTGCAATGATCATTGCGTTAAGTTTTGGAACACCGTTAACGGTGCTTGCTTGAACTCGATTGATGCTGGCTCTGAAGTTTGTGCATTGCTATGGGACAAAAACAAATCTGAATTACTGACCTCCCATGGTTCGCCGAACAATCAACTCACCTTGTGGAATTACCCATCCATGACGAGAGTGGCTGAGGTTTCCGGTCATTCATCCCGGGTTCATTCCTTGGCTGGGAGTCCACTGGGaggtgtagtagcttctgcagCAGCAGATGAGACAGTCAAGTTTTGGAATATCTTTGAGACTCCCAAAATAACAAAACCTGAACTGCCTTTTGCCCAATTTAATGTCATCATAAGATGA